One Tunturibacter gelidoferens genomic region harbors:
- a CDS encoding DNRLRE domain-containing protein, with product MGLVRRILLHGVGLAGLWAAALPASAVEATLVADAHVNSARPAVNSGTISNLNVGGGYTALLQFDLSMLPAGTTSGQVSRATLRLYCNRVDTAGLVSVQPVSGSWGEYSVTYGTLPALGSAAKTVSVGQAGVYVVVDVTGLVQGWVSAPATNNGVALTTGTAVVQFDSKENDLTGHAAVLDVALASGGAPGATGPAGPAGPAGPAGATGATGPAGAAGAPGLSFQGAYAAGSTYALNDVVTYSGSSFVSLTGGNRGNTPGIAAQWSVLAQGGTGSGGSGGTAGLAYQGTYASATNYALNDVVTYQGSSYVSLIVANHGNTPGLSPGQWGVLALGAVGIQGPAGPAGAQGLQGLTGPAGPTGAAGPTGAAGAAGAPGLPGLVYQGNYSSTTNYALGDVVLWQGASYASLLNGNHGNTPSASPGQWGVLTAQGPAGPTGAQGAQGVAGPQGLPGSVGPNGPPGPQGLQGIPGQAGAQGLTGATGAQGLSGPMGPQGPVGPVGMTFRGTYSSAVNYALADGVLFGGSAYVSLVAGNLGNTPSLSPAQWSLFATGSQGAQGPAGPVGPQGVPGVPGQAGTAGPQGATGATGPQGPPVANYTGNYVSSTNYALHDAVSFSGSTYVSLVAGNVGNTPSLSPGQWAVLAAQGVAGPAGAAGPSGPAGAMGPAGADGAVGPQGPPVSFLGGWLVGTSYSVGGAVSFGGSSYIALAANSGRQPDVSPTFWGVLAQAGGQGPVGATGATGLQGPTGFPGAQGPAGPTGPTGSAGPTGLTGAMGPAGPQGATGSVGVAGPAGMVYRGELLFRY from the coding sequence ATGGGCCTGGTACGACGGATTCTGCTGCACGGGGTGGGGCTTGCGGGGCTGTGGGCCGCGGCTTTGCCGGCGTCTGCGGTGGAGGCGACGCTGGTGGCGGACGCCCATGTGAACAGCGCACGGCCGGCTGTGAATAGCGGGACAATCTCAAACTTGAATGTGGGCGGCGGGTATACGGCGCTTCTGCAGTTTGATCTTTCGATGCTGCCGGCGGGGACTACGTCGGGGCAGGTGTCGCGGGCGACGTTGCGGCTGTATTGCAATCGGGTAGATACGGCGGGGTTGGTGAGTGTGCAGCCGGTGAGTGGGAGTTGGGGGGAGTACAGCGTGACGTATGGGACGCTGCCGGCGCTGGGGAGTGCGGCGAAGACGGTATCGGTGGGGCAGGCTGGAGTTTATGTGGTGGTGGATGTGACGGGGCTGGTGCAGGGATGGGTGAGTGCTCCGGCGACCAATAATGGGGTGGCCCTGACGACGGGGACTGCGGTGGTGCAGTTCGATAGCAAAGAGAACGACCTGACGGGGCATGCGGCGGTGCTGGATGTAGCGCTGGCTTCGGGTGGAGCGCCGGGAGCCACCGGGCCGGCGGGGCCTGCAGGGCCTGCGGGGCCGGCTGGAGCGACAGGGGCTACGGGGCCTGCTGGGGCGGCGGGGGCGCCGGGGTTGAGCTTTCAGGGAGCTTATGCGGCGGGGTCGACTTATGCGCTGAATGATGTGGTGACTTATTCGGGGTCGAGTTTTGTCTCGCTGACAGGAGGGAACCGGGGGAATACGCCGGGAATCGCGGCTCAGTGGTCGGTGTTGGCGCAGGGTGGGACGGGTTCAGGTGGTAGCGGGGGGACGGCGGGGTTGGCGTATCAGGGGACGTATGCTTCGGCTACGAACTATGCGCTGAATGATGTGGTGACGTATCAGGGGTCGAGCTATGTTTCGCTGATTGTGGCGAACCATGGGAATACACCGGGGTTGAGTCCGGGGCAATGGGGTGTGTTGGCGTTGGGGGCGGTTGGGATTCAGGGGCCAGCGGGACCGGCAGGGGCTCAAGGGCTTCAGGGGTTGACCGGACCGGCTGGACCGACGGGGGCTGCGGGGCCGACGGGGGCGGCTGGGGCGGCGGGTGCTCCGGGGCTGCCGGGGTTGGTTTATCAAGGGAACTACTCTTCGACGACGAACTATGCGCTGGGAGATGTGGTGCTTTGGCAGGGGGCTAGTTATGCTTCGCTGCTGAATGGGAATCATGGAAATACGCCGAGTGCGAGCCCTGGACAGTGGGGAGTGCTGACGGCGCAGGGACCGGCGGGGCCTACGGGAGCGCAGGGGGCACAGGGGGTGGCGGGGCCGCAGGGATTGCCGGGGTCTGTGGGGCCGAACGGGCCGCCGGGTCCTCAGGGGTTGCAGGGGATTCCGGGGCAGGCTGGGGCGCAGGGTTTGACGGGAGCTACGGGCGCTCAAGGGCTGAGTGGGCCCATGGGTCCGCAGGGGCCTGTGGGGCCGGTGGGGATGACGTTTCGCGGGACGTACTCTTCGGCGGTGAACTATGCGCTGGCGGATGGGGTGCTGTTTGGCGGGTCGGCTTACGTTTCGCTGGTCGCGGGGAATCTTGGGAATACTCCGAGCTTGAGCCCGGCGCAGTGGTCCTTGTTCGCGACGGGATCGCAGGGGGCGCAGGGGCCTGCTGGGCCAGTGGGGCCTCAGGGTGTGCCTGGTGTGCCGGGACAGGCTGGGACGGCTGGGCCGCAGGGAGCGACGGGAGCTACGGGGCCGCAGGGGCCTCCCGTGGCGAACTATACGGGGAACTATGTGTCGTCGACGAACTATGCGCTGCATGATGCGGTGAGCTTCAGTGGATCGACTTACGTCTCGCTGGTGGCAGGGAATGTTGGGAATACACCTTCGCTGAGTCCGGGGCAGTGGGCGGTGCTGGCGGCGCAGGGAGTTGCTGGACCCGCTGGTGCGGCGGGACCTTCTGGGCCTGCTGGGGCTATGGGGCCAGCGGGGGCCGATGGAGCGGTCGGGCCGCAGGGGCCGCCGGTTAGTTTTCTGGGGGGATGGCTGGTGGGGACCAGCTATTCTGTTGGCGGTGCGGTGAGCTTTGGTGGGTCGAGTTACATTGCGCTGGCGGCGAATAGTGGAAGACAGCCAGATGTGAGTCCGACGTTTTGGGGTGTGCTGGCTCAGGCCGGAGGGCAGGGGCCGGTGGGAGCTACGGGTGCTACAGGTCTGCAGGGGCCGACAGGGTTTCCTGGTGCCCAGGGGCCAGCGGGGCCTACGGGACCTACGGGTTCGGCGGGACCCACGGGTTTGACCGGGGCGATGGGGCCGGCTGGGCCTCAGGGTGCTACGGGATCCGTGGGAGTTGCGGGACCGGCGGGGATGGTTTATCGGGGGGAGCTACTCTTCAGGTATTAA
- the pgm gene encoding phosphoglucomutase (alpha-D-glucose-1,6-bisphosphate-dependent), translated as MSTNPTQTPNQPGQLPLPANLVNLSRLITAYYTLHPDPAIPAQGVAFGTSGHRGSAFKTAFNEDHIAAITQAIVDYRRDQHTTGPLFLAQDTHALSEPAFATALEVLAANNIDVMVDTDLAYTPTPALSHAILTYNAQRKEKLADGIVITPSHNPPEDGGFKYNPPNGGPADTIATKWIENRANDIIAAGLTAVKRIPYTQALNAPTTHRHDYITSYVDDLANVIDFEVLAGTTLKLAVDPLGGAGVHYWPRIADKYHLPLQILNPNVDATFRFMTTDWDGRIRMDCSSPYAMASMIANKQKYDVAFAADTDHDRHGIVTRTTGLLNPNHYLAVCIQYLFTNRPQWSEKVGIGKTLVSSSIIDRVAKGLNRPMLEVPVGFKWFVDGLIDGSLGFVGEESAGATFLRRNGHVWTTDKDGLIPGLLAAEMTARTGKDPGQLYAELTAKYGNPVYERIDAAATKDQKAKLAKLSPAQVTAKQLAGEPITAILTEAPGNHAPIGGLKVTTENGWFAARPSGTEDVYKIYAESFKGKDHLKQIQTEAQSLVTTAIS; from the coding sequence ATGAGCACCAATCCAACCCAGACTCCCAATCAGCCCGGCCAGCTCCCGCTTCCCGCCAATCTGGTCAATCTCTCTCGCCTCATTACCGCCTACTACACCCTTCATCCCGACCCCGCCATCCCCGCCCAGGGCGTAGCCTTCGGAACCTCCGGTCACCGCGGCAGCGCCTTCAAAACCGCATTCAACGAAGACCACATCGCCGCCATCACCCAGGCCATCGTCGACTACCGACGCGACCAGCACACCACCGGCCCCCTCTTCCTCGCCCAGGATACCCACGCCCTCTCCGAGCCCGCCTTCGCCACCGCCCTCGAGGTCCTCGCCGCCAACAACATCGACGTCATGGTCGACACCGACCTCGCTTACACCCCCACCCCCGCACTCTCCCACGCCATCCTCACCTACAACGCGCAGCGTAAAGAAAAGCTGGCAGACGGCATCGTCATCACCCCCTCGCATAACCCACCCGAGGACGGCGGCTTCAAGTACAACCCACCCAACGGCGGCCCCGCCGACACCATCGCCACCAAGTGGATCGAAAACCGCGCCAACGACATCATCGCTGCCGGCCTCACCGCCGTAAAGCGCATCCCCTACACCCAGGCCCTCAACGCCCCCACCACCCACCGCCACGACTACATCACCTCCTACGTCGACGACCTCGCCAACGTAATCGACTTCGAAGTCCTCGCCGGAACCACCCTCAAGCTGGCCGTAGACCCGCTAGGCGGAGCCGGAGTCCACTACTGGCCCCGCATCGCCGATAAGTATCATCTTCCGTTACAAATACTCAACCCCAACGTAGACGCCACCTTCCGCTTCATGACCACCGACTGGGACGGCCGCATCCGCATGGACTGCTCCTCCCCCTACGCCATGGCCAGCATGATCGCCAACAAGCAAAAGTACGACGTAGCCTTCGCCGCCGACACCGACCACGACCGCCACGGCATCGTCACCCGCACCACCGGTCTCCTCAATCCCAACCACTACCTTGCCGTCTGCATCCAGTACCTCTTCACCAACCGCCCCCAGTGGTCTGAAAAAGTCGGCATCGGCAAAACCCTCGTCTCCTCCTCCATCATCGACCGCGTAGCCAAAGGCCTCAACCGCCCCATGCTTGAAGTCCCGGTAGGCTTCAAGTGGTTCGTCGACGGCCTCATCGACGGGTCTTTAGGCTTCGTTGGCGAAGAGTCCGCCGGAGCCACCTTCCTCCGCCGCAACGGCCATGTCTGGACCACCGACAAAGACGGCCTCATCCCCGGCCTCCTCGCCGCCGAGATGACCGCCCGCACCGGCAAAGACCCCGGCCAGCTCTACGCCGAACTCACCGCCAAGTACGGCAATCCCGTCTACGAGCGCATCGACGCCGCAGCCACCAAAGATCAAAAAGCCAAGCTCGCCAAACTCTCCCCCGCTCAAGTCACCGCCAAACAGCTCGCCGGCGAACCCATCACCGCCATCCTCACCGAAGCCCCCGGCAACCACGCCCCCATCGGCGGCCTGAAGGTCACGACGGAGAACGGCTGGTTCGCCGCCCGCCCCTCCGGCACCGAGGACGTCTACAAGATCTACGCCGAATCCTTCAAAGGCAAAGACCACCTGAAACAAATCCAGACCGAAGCGCAATCGCTCGTGACCACCGCCATCTCCTGA
- a CDS encoding TetR/AcrR family transcriptional regulator: protein MKDASRRVRTEGITGAAVSAVMRDAGLTHGGFYKHFGSKEELLMESLSEAFQEIADRLAQVGEQSKPETAWKAIVKTYLSLEYCDHVEYGCPLPALAPEMARVDKAMKPRIFEELRKYRSRMLPFMPGRRTADKERAFFSIFSTMVGAIEIARMLPEPVMREKVLASARELLLRSF, encoded by the coding sequence GTGAAAGATGCCTCGCGGCGCGTACGCACCGAGGGCATTACAGGCGCTGCGGTATCAGCCGTGATGCGGGACGCCGGCTTGACCCACGGAGGCTTTTACAAGCATTTCGGAAGCAAAGAAGAGTTGCTGATGGAATCGCTGAGCGAGGCGTTCCAGGAGATAGCCGACCGCCTTGCTCAAGTCGGCGAGCAGTCCAAACCCGAGACGGCGTGGAAGGCGATCGTAAAGACCTACCTGAGCCTGGAATATTGCGATCACGTCGAGTACGGATGTCCCTTGCCTGCTCTTGCGCCCGAGATGGCGAGGGTGGATAAGGCGATGAAGCCCCGGATCTTTGAGGAACTAAGGAAATACAGGAGCCGAATGCTTCCGTTTATGCCTGGCCGTCGGACTGCCGACAAAGAGCGGGCTTTCTTTTCGATCTTTTCAACGATGGTTGGGGCGATTGAAATCGCTCGGATGCTGCCAGAGCCCGTGATGCGAGAGAAGGTGCTGGCGAGTGCCAGAGAGCTTCTTTTGCGGAGCTTTTGA
- a CDS encoding NAD(P)H-binding protein: MSEPILVTGASGGSQGSTGRRITALLLEKGIPVRAFVHKLDARSDALAALGAEVVQGDLLDPDSVRAALKGIKRAYFTYPVTDGLLEATTIFATAAREAETELVVNNSQLQGARKAPSFRNMQHGLADRIFDWAEVGAVHLNAPPYFENVRALVRKSVAEQSSVFLPWGDGSATISLVGAEDVSRVAATLLADSETPSASSYDLVAATPTVKQIFDTLSAVLQRPIRYVSITDEQWTDAMRDHINSHALDHLSHLWRYFRSTEGRTEEARKVTDTIRTVTGSRAQTLEDFFKVNAAEFGSVPEFLRAAQNI, from the coding sequence ATGTCTGAACCTATCCTTGTCACGGGTGCGTCTGGCGGATCCCAGGGCTCCACAGGACGCCGAATAACAGCTCTTCTGCTCGAAAAGGGTATTCCGGTTCGTGCCTTCGTCCATAAGCTGGATGCAAGGTCCGATGCTCTCGCTGCACTCGGTGCGGAAGTTGTGCAAGGGGATCTGTTGGACCCAGACTCCGTCCGCGCTGCTCTCAAAGGAATAAAACGGGCTTACTTTACCTACCCCGTAACGGATGGGCTGCTGGAGGCTACAACCATCTTTGCTACGGCCGCACGCGAAGCGGAGACCGAGCTTGTCGTCAACAATTCGCAGCTCCAGGGCGCGCGCAAAGCACCGAGCTTTCGCAATATGCAACATGGACTGGCAGATCGCATCTTCGATTGGGCGGAGGTGGGAGCGGTTCATCTGAATGCGCCGCCGTACTTTGAAAACGTGCGCGCGCTGGTGAGAAAGAGTGTCGCCGAACAGAGCTCAGTGTTTCTGCCATGGGGCGACGGGAGCGCCACAATTTCGCTGGTAGGCGCAGAGGACGTGTCTCGTGTGGCGGCCACGCTGCTGGCTGATTCAGAGACGCCTTCCGCCAGTTCGTATGATCTGGTCGCTGCAACACCCACAGTGAAGCAGATATTCGACACACTGAGCGCCGTACTTCAGCGCCCGATACGGTATGTCAGCATCACGGATGAGCAGTGGACCGACGCCATGAGAGATCATATTAATTCTCACGCGCTCGATCATCTGTCCCATCTCTGGCGATACTTTCGATCGACCGAAGGACGAACTGAAGAGGCTCGCAAAGTTACCGATACAATTCGCACCGTCACGGGAAGCCGCGCGCAGACTCTGGAGGACTTCTTCAAAGTCAACGCAGCAGAATTCGGAAGTGTTCCTGAATTTCTCAGAGCAGCCCAAAACATCTAA